A region of the Sphingomonas sp. S2-65 genome:
CTTGAAGCGACGTTACGCTGTCGCTGGAACTGACATGATCGCGGCCAAGCTCGCGCGCGACGGCGGCGCATAATGGCGTCATTGGCACGTCTTCGAACGCGGCCTTGGGCGCCTCGTGAAACGCCGGCGGCTGGATCCTGGACAATTCGACGCGCTGAACCTTCCCGCTCGCCGTTCGCGGCAGCATCTCGAGAAGCGTCAGATGCAAGGCGCTGTCGGCACGTACGCCCATTGCTGCGACGACCTTCAGGGCCGCGAGCCGAACAGTCTCTGGATCGAGCCCAGCACCGACCTCGAGCGCAACGAGGATGCCGTCGCCGCGCATCGCGTCGGGTGTTCGCGCGACGGCGTAGCCCTGGGCGGTTCCGAGCTCTCCTGACATTCGCTCCTGGATTAGATCGGGAGAAAGCTTGATCCCGCCGCAATTGATAACGTCGTCAAACCTGCCCTCGAAGTACAAATACTCGTCGTCGACATGGCCAAGGTCACTGGTGGTCAACCAACCATCCCCGTCGAGAAGCGCATGGCAACCGCTCTCGTCGATACGGTAGCGCGCCGTATGCGGCCCGCGGATCCGCACCCGCCCCTCGACATCAAGCGTGACTTCTGCGCGACCGGTCGGACGACCGACTGAGCCCAGCTCCTTGCCGGCAGCAAGCGATAGATCAAGAAAGGTCGTGCGTGATGCTTCGGTCAGTCCATAATGCTGGACGATCCGGCATTCGGGAAACATCCGCTTTAGCGCGTGCTTCTCTTCCAGGGCGAGCGGCTGGCTGCCGATCTCGAGCCATCGCAACTTTGCGCCTGCGGCTCCGATCACATGCGGCTGTTCGATCAAGATGCGCAACAGGCTGGGCACTGCGGAGAGCGCATTGACTTGCCCGCGCTCGAGCATCTCGGCGAACTCGGCCGGGTCAAAGCCATGTTCCGGCAGATAAGCCCTGCCCCCTACGCTCGCGACCGCGCGGAACCGGCCAAGTCCGAACGAATGGGTGCAGGGAACGCCAACATATTCACGCACGCTCGCATCAAGGTGCATTACCGCAATGATGCGCAGGGTCGTATCGTGAATTGCGGTGCCGTCGAGCAGGATACCGCTCGGTCGCCCCGTCGTACCAGAGGTGAAGGAGATTTGAGCCGGGCCTGTCGTCGAGAGGTCGGGACTCCTGCCTTCAAACCAGCCCCAATCCTGCGCCGGCTCGACAAAGCTGTCGAGAATGACGCCGTCCAGTCGCTCCGCGGTGGCCCGGTTCGGGACCAGTGCTGCAATGCGGCCCGCGGCCTGCAGCGAGAATACGTGCTCGATGAAACTCAGGGACGAGCGCAGCAACACGCCGCTGACAGCGATACGATCCATTGTTTCCCCCGAGCTGACCCGTCACGCTCACCTGATCGATACCCTCACATCGCCGTGAGTTGCCAGGCTTTTGTGCCACGCCCCGTACAAGCGCGGGACTAACGTCGCCCGATAGCTCACGCGAAACCGCATGCCGCCGGACGTCGACAGGTGGGAACAGCCCCGTCGCGCACTCTTGCAGCAATCGCGGATCAGCGGCATGATCCGAAATAATTCAGAAACAACTAGGGGGTGTCTCATGAAATTGCAGAACTTCGCCGAAGTTGCACCACAGATCGCCATCACCGACGACGCCGCGCTCGCACACGGTGCGTGGCGCGAGGCGGCTGAAGAAGCGCTTGCAACAACGGGTGCCGTACTGCTCCGGGGCGATATACGGGCTGCCGATGCAGTGGAGCGTGCGCTGTTAGTACTATCAGACCAACTGCTCGAGGATGCCTTCTGGTCGACTCCGCGGAGTAAGGTTCTCGGTAAGACCTTAACTGCGACGGAATATCCGAGCCCGCGCACCATTCAGCTTCATTCTGAAATGGCTTATATGAAGGTCTGGCCGCGCTTCGTGGCGTTCCACGCGCTCGAGGTCGCAGCGGAGGGCGGACAAACCACAGTCTGCGACATCGACGCGGTGAGCGCGGCTTTGGGAGCACTGCTCGAGCTCTTTGATCGCAAGGGGGTGACCTATCACAGGACATTCCAGAAGGGCGTCGACATACCCTGGCAACAGGCGTTCCAAACGCAGAACAGAAGTGACGTGGAAAGGGTCGGAGCCAGCTTCGGGATGAAGGTCGAATGGCTGGCCAATGACGCGCTCTCGACGTCGCACACGGCACAGGGATGCGTCACCGCCGCGCACGGTCAGCTCATCTACTTCAATCAATCGCACCTTTTCCATTCGTCCTTGCTCGACCCCCGCATCCGTCAGGGGCTTGAGAAGCTCTATGGCCCGGGGCGCCTGCCCCGCGACGCGACCTTCGGCGATGGCGCGCCAATCGAAACTGACCAGATCGACGCCGTCCGTGCCGCATTCGAACGCTATCAGACCGCGATGTGCTGGCGCGAGGGCGACCTGCTCATCCTCGACAATATGCGTTTTGCTCATGGCAGGCTGCCTTTTGCGGGCTCACGGCGGGTGCACGTGGCGATGGCAAAGCAGGAAAGCGCTCCCGTCCGACGCGTATTGCCCTTGCCCGTTCTTAGCTGAGGCAAGGTTCCGCCTGACAGCTACGCGTGAACCGCAATGAGACAATGTACGGTCTGTTTGGCGGCGAAGGACACGGTTTCCTCAAGAAAGCCAAGCGATGATCTAGGTCGTGAAGTGGAGACGGTATTTCTTCGCAAATTGTTCGCGCGCTAACGCGAACAAAGCAGATCGATTGCGATCTGCTTTCATGTTGGTGACTTCAAACCTACGATCCACGTCGAGCCGGACGCCAACTGGTTCGTTCCTGTCATAGCGCGTCGCGACACCGGCAACGCCAGCTTCTCGCACCTGAACGCCATTGTCGCCACGGTGCAAGACTAAACGAGGTCTGGCGCTTCGCGGCGGCCTACTGGTAAGCGTCGTCCGCAGTCCTGCCCCGGCGCGATACCCTGCGCCGTTTAAGCCCAACGGGCAGCTCAGGCTCCTGCCGCGCCGATCGCGCTGACTAGATCGCACAAACCATGCTATCGTACCATCTCGGCAGCCGGAGATCCAAGGTGTCTGATGCTACTCGAGAGATCATCGCTTGGGCGCTAATCGCTAGTTTGATCTTGGGGCCCTCTTTTTGGTGGGCTGCCACGTACCGCAAGCGAAGGCGTCAGAAGCTCCGCCGGCAGGGGAATAAACGCTTCGGAAACTAGCAACCCCGGCCGCGCCACCCCATCAGCGACGCAGCGGTAGAGGGCGACGTAGCCCGGACGCGGTTCCTGCGTGCTCTCGTTGACACTTGGGTCGTCCAGCCAGCTCGCCTCTGCGGTCACACGTGCGGGCTAAGCAGCTTCCCGACGTCCAACGCTGGGACGTCATCTGCCGTTGACGCGCAGGGCCGCTCCCTGAAAGCTGACCGACGGCAAACGCCCAATCCAGCCGCGCCGCGTCGCCAGAATAGTTGTCCGCTTCAGGTACCGGACACCCAGTCCTGAGCGTCCGTAACTGGGGCGTTAGCGGGCCGGCAGCTTTTGACGACTGCTTTGTCGATCGGGGATGACCGCGATTGGTGGTCAGCGGACGTTGAGCAGCGCGTGGATTAGCAGGACCATCCGGCTACTGCGTAGCGTCCAAGACCCACAAGTGGATTACGTGGATGAGTGCCGCCGTTGATAGTTGGACTCGGCGGTGAGCGTCGCTGGCCAAATACTGTAATCGAGCTATCCTGCCTGAGCGGCGGAGACAGCTAGTCCATGTCCCGGTTTGTGCGTGCACTAGCGTGCCGCGCCGGTGTGCTGAGTTGCCGCCGTCAACGTGGGGCCGGACAATGTACGCCATCATCAGCGGACTAAGCCCGCTTGGAGCGCGGTGGGCGCTAACGGGCGTCGCGATAGTGTGGTGCGCTGTCCCAGTCACAATCGGCGTCTTTATTGGCCTCCGTAGGGGTGCTTGGCAGGGCTGGCTTGCAGGTCTTGCGCTTGCCGCTCTCCTGAGCTGGTTTGCAGATTTGACATTAATCTTGCGGACATTCCGCCTTCATACATAGCTTATTAAGGGGCCCGCATCGCGCAATTCGCGGCTCCTCCATTGGCGCGAGGTGAAATCATTTGCCAAATCCATATTTCCGTAGATCTTGCACATGGATGTTGGTGCTATTTGCCTTAGGCGACTTTGCGTTCAATCTTTATTGGCAAAGCGTCATGCTCTTCCTTTTGTTTTACTATACCGAAGCGCTGCAGTTGCCGGTCGGGTGGGCGGCAGCGACGTACATGGCGGCGCTGATCTGGGACGGACTGGTGAGCTTGGCCGTTGGTGTGCTTGCAGATCGACACCGGGAACAGGGTTATCGCCGGTATCTGACCCGTGGCGCGATCCCGCTGGGGCTCTGCTTCGTGCTCGCCTATCTCCCGCCGGTGGGTAGTGGCGGCTCGGCCGCGGTTCTCGCGTTCGTCACACATCTACTGTTTCGAACGGGGTATGCCGCCGTGAACGTGCCCTATCTGGCGATGACCGCGCGGGTCAGCTCGCATGCCGGCGACCGCGCTCTGATTGCAGGGCTGCGCATGCTGTTCGGAACCGCGGCGATGGTGACGGTAAGCCTTGGAACCGTCTCGGTCGGCCGCTGGCTGACCGGCGGCACCGGAGCCAGCGCCTATGTCGCGGCGGCGGCGGTGTTCGCAGCGGTCGGATCGCTGATCCTGCTCCTCGTAGGATGGCTGGTGCCCGAGCGCGAGGCCCCTGCGGCAAACGCGCCGGTCTCGGTTCGCGCCGCGCTGGCAGCTCTCGCTGCAAACCGCGCCTTTGTGACGCTGAACGCGGCAATGGCGGCGATCACGATCGCCTCGACTTTTTTGTCCAAGTCGGTGCTCTATTATTACAAATACGAGCTGAGCAACGAACAGGCCGGGCAAGTGGCTCTCGCAGCGATGGGGCTGATCGGCGCGGCTGCAGTGCCAGTCTGGACCCTCATCTGCCGCAAAGCGGGTGGGCGTGTTACCTGGTTCCTCGCAGTTGCCCCGGCGATGCTACTGCTGGGATGGTTCGCGCTGGTAGCGGTGCGGGACATCGGCACGATGCAGCTGTTCCTAGTGGCGATCCAGTTGCTGCTGACCGGGGTGCACATCGTCTTCTGGGCGATGCTGCCGAACACGGTCGAGTGGGGCGAACGAGCGACCGGCGCGCGTCTGGAAGGCGCAGTGTTCGGGCTCGCGGCATTGCTGCAAAGAAGCGCGATCGGCGCGGCCACCGGCCTGTTCGGCCTCACGCTCGGCATGATCGGCTATGAGGCAAACCTCCGGCAATCTGCCGAAGCACTAGAAGGCTTGCGTTTAGCGATCGCCTTCGTGCCG
Encoded here:
- a CDS encoding AMP-binding protein yields the protein MDRIAVSGVLLRSSLSFIEHVFSLQAAGRIAALVPNRATAERLDGVILDSFVEPAQDWGWFEGRSPDLSTTGPAQISFTSGTTGRPSGILLDGTAIHDTTLRIIAVMHLDASVREYVGVPCTHSFGLGRFRAVASVGGRAYLPEHGFDPAEFAEMLERGQVNALSAVPSLLRILIEQPHVIGAAGAKLRWLEIGSQPLALEEKHALKRMFPECRIVQHYGLTEASRTTFLDLSLAAGKELGSVGRPTGRAEVTLDVEGRVRIRGPHTARYRIDESGCHALLDGDGWLTTSDLGHVDDEYLYFEGRFDDVINCGGIKLSPDLIQERMSGELGTAQGYAVARTPDAMRGDGILVALEVGAGLDPETVRLAALKVVAAMGVRADSALHLTLLEMLPRTASGKVQRVELSRIQPPAFHEAPKAAFEDVPMTPLCAAVARELGRDHVSSSDSVTSLQVDSLNYIQLSLLLDQLAGPLPDDWETRALGTLERRGSTIARNTVSIETSTLIRGIAILLVVLDHTWRYATYGAAVPLMVVAGANFARFQVPLALDGRLREIVGPLAWRVILPYFAIVTVDLVYHGVPSLLPYVFLSNLGGGVINADGNRLMVSYWFIENYILFVAVFGAALSWRPVRNFAREHEWELSLGLLAAFIMLGLIGVYHRDSAAFDQWTLLSVGWAFVLGWSLQRASNPGRKMAVVATLCLVPFLTNDDLLLIGSIVEPPLHNQGWPVARVIIFYLTEMLPIAWMVFVTRIEIAAPAAKLISKIASVSLYIYIIHPFVLHVTGTDAALPRALFGVFASTVAGVTLAKAIDWSTARVARSRLIGAS
- a CDS encoding TauD/TfdA family dioxygenase — its product is MKLQNFAEVAPQIAITDDAALAHGAWREAAEEALATTGAVLLRGDIRAADAVERALLVLSDQLLEDAFWSTPRSKVLGKTLTATEYPSPRTIQLHSEMAYMKVWPRFVAFHALEVAAEGGQTTVCDIDAVSAALGALLELFDRKGVTYHRTFQKGVDIPWQQAFQTQNRSDVERVGASFGMKVEWLANDALSTSHTAQGCVTAAHGQLIYFNQSHLFHSSLLDPRIRQGLEKLYGPGRLPRDATFGDGAPIETDQIDAVRAAFERYQTAMCWREGDLLILDNMRFAHGRLPFAGSRRVHVAMAKQESAPVRRVLPLPVLS
- a CDS encoding MFS transporter gives rise to the protein MLVLFALGDFAFNLYWQSVMLFLLFYYTEALQLPVGWAAATYMAALIWDGLVSLAVGVLADRHREQGYRRYLTRGAIPLGLCFVLAYLPPVGSGGSAAVLAFVTHLLFRTGYAAVNVPYLAMTARVSSHAGDRALIAGLRMLFGTAAMVTVSLGTVSVGRWLTGGTGASAYVAAAAVFAAVGSLILLLVGWLVPEREAPAANAPVSVRAALAALAANRAFVTLNAAMAAITIASTFLSKSVLYYYKYELSNEQAGQVALAAMGLIGAAAVPVWTLICRKAGGRVTWFLAVAPAMLLLGWFALVAVRDIGTMQLFLVAIQLLLTGVHIVFWAMLPNTVEWGERATGARLEGAVFGLAALLQRSAIGAATGLFGLTLGMIGYEANLRQSAEALEGLRLAIAFVPLTCVALSIALMMASPLRRQAHAEIVAELAQRRR